The Petrocella atlantisensis genome has a window encoding:
- a CDS encoding ATP-binding cassette domain-containing protein: protein MIDGKILKNMTFDDLLLRYPFVTTYFDNNKLDVEGYGTMTFDDYLGQFDEDYVETWAMDKEKIKEDLLAYILQMLSFLGLKDEQSVGSITILPGQDKSGHKEAFEAITIKSGDIVSIVGPTGSGKSRLLADIEWTANFDTPTKRGVLINGAVADTKWRFSSSNKLVAQLSQNMNFVMDLTVEEFLELHAKSRMVENVDQVINTILESANQLAGEQFMRTTPVTALSGGQSRALMIADTAILSTSPIVLIDEIENAGIDRKKALKLLVSSEKIVLIATHDPTLALMADQRIIIKNGGIHKIISTDDEEKMILSELEKLDKIVGNLRHNLRLGNRIDQSMFV, encoded by the coding sequence ATGATTGATGGTAAAATACTTAAGAATATGACTTTTGATGATCTATTGCTTCGATACCCTTTTGTAACCACGTATTTTGATAATAATAAGTTGGATGTTGAAGGTTATGGTACGATGACCTTTGATGATTACTTAGGACAGTTTGATGAAGATTACGTAGAAACATGGGCAATGGACAAAGAGAAAATTAAAGAAGACCTTTTGGCATATATTCTTCAAATGCTTAGTTTTTTAGGATTAAAAGATGAACAATCGGTTGGTTCAATCACCATTTTACCCGGACAAGATAAATCCGGACATAAAGAAGCATTTGAAGCCATCACCATAAAAAGTGGGGATATTGTTTCAATTGTCGGGCCGACCGGTTCCGGAAAAAGCAGATTACTAGCAGATATTGAGTGGACGGCCAATTTTGATACACCTACAAAAAGAGGTGTTTTGATTAACGGTGCAGTGGCAGATACCAAATGGCGGTTTTCTTCAAGCAATAAATTGGTAGCACAATTGTCACAAAATATGAATTTTGTCATGGATTTAACGGTAGAGGAATTCCTAGAACTTCATGCAAAAAGCCGTATGGTTGAAAATGTGGATCAAGTCATTAACACCATATTGGAATCTGCCAATCAGTTAGCTGGTGAGCAATTTATGAGAACAACACCAGTAACAGCACTCAGTGGCGGCCAGTCAAGGGCATTAATGATTGCAGATACAGCCATACTTAGTACGTCGCCGATTGTTTTGATTGATGAAATCGAAAATGCAGGTATTGACCGAAAAAAGGCGCTAAAACTACTGGTAAGCAGTGAGAAAATCGTTCTCATTGCGACCCATGATCCAACATTAGCATTAATGGCGGATCAAAGAATTATAATAAAAAATGGTGGTATTCACAAAATCATTTCAACGGATGATGAAGAAAAAATGATCCTATCAGAGCTTGAAAAGCTTGATAAGATTGTTGGGAATCTTAGGCATAATCTTAGATTGGGCAATCGAATTGATCAATCCATGTTTGTCTAG
- the hcp gene encoding hydroxylamine reductase, with translation MSMFCYQCQEAAKGTGCDVIGVCGKDEEVSNLQDLLIYSTKGIADIVVKGGLDIASLGKTNEIVLDSLFKTITNANFDPEAIRAQIRQNLEIRDDLRNVVEAEFHDAATFTVSTDASMDAKAVSVGVLATENEDVRSLRELITYGLKGYAAYAQHALNLGKEDTDLYAFTYEALAATLDDALTADDLVALTIKTGEYGVKAMALLDAANTTAYGNPELSKVNIGVRNNPAILISGHDLNDMEMLLEQTKGTGVDVYTHSEMLPANYYPKFKAYENLVGNYGNAWWKQKEEFASFNGPILFTTNCIVPPKGETVKRIFTTGAAGFPGSTHIQADENGQKDFSQIIEMAKTLPSPTEIETGEIVGGFAHAQVFALADKVVDAVKSGAIKKFFVMAGCDGRMKDRDYYTEFAKELPKDTVILTAGCAKYRYNKLPLGDIGGIPRVLDAGQCNDSYSLAVIALKLKEIFELNDINELPIAYNIAWYEQKAVIVLLALLSLGVKNIHLGPTLPAFLSPNVAKVLIDTFGIAGIGTVDEDIKLFMA, from the coding sequence ATGAGTATGTTTTGTTATCAATGTCAAGAAGCAGCAAAAGGAACCGGATGTGATGTTATAGGGGTTTGTGGTAAAGATGAAGAAGTATCGAATCTCCAGGACCTTCTAATTTATTCTACAAAAGGCATTGCAGATATTGTTGTAAAAGGTGGACTCGATATTGCAAGCCTTGGAAAGACCAATGAGATTGTACTGGATAGTTTGTTTAAGACCATCACCAACGCAAACTTTGATCCGGAAGCGATACGTGCACAAATCAGACAAAACCTAGAAATTAGAGATGATCTAAGAAATGTTGTTGAAGCGGAATTTCATGATGCAGCAACTTTTACAGTGTCAACAGATGCATCCATGGATGCCAAAGCAGTTTCAGTTGGTGTTTTAGCGACTGAGAATGAAGATGTTAGATCACTTAGAGAATTAATAACTTATGGTTTAAAAGGATATGCAGCTTATGCGCAACATGCTTTAAATCTCGGCAAAGAAGATACTGATCTTTATGCATTTACATATGAAGCTTTAGCAGCTACCCTTGATGATGCTTTAACAGCAGATGATCTTGTAGCACTTACAATCAAAACGGGAGAATATGGCGTGAAGGCAATGGCCCTTCTTGACGCGGCCAATACAACGGCTTACGGCAATCCTGAACTATCCAAAGTTAATATTGGTGTTAGAAATAACCCTGCAATCTTGATTTCCGGTCATGATTTAAATGATATGGAAATGCTACTTGAACAAACCAAAGGTACTGGTGTTGATGTATATACCCATAGTGAGATGCTGCCAGCTAACTATTATCCAAAGTTCAAAGCATATGAGAACTTAGTGGGAAATTATGGAAATGCTTGGTGGAAACAAAAGGAAGAGTTTGCATCATTTAATGGTCCAATCTTATTCACAACCAACTGTATCGTACCGCCAAAAGGTGAGACAGTTAAGCGTATCTTTACAACTGGTGCTGCAGGATTCCCAGGATCTACACATATACAAGCGGATGAAAACGGCCAAAAAGACTTTTCACAAATTATTGAAATGGCAAAAACACTACCATCACCTACAGAAATAGAAACAGGAGAAATCGTGGGTGGGTTCGCTCATGCACAAGTATTCGCCCTTGCAGATAAAGTTGTAGATGCTGTTAAATCAGGTGCTATTAAGAAATTCTTTGTTATGGCAGGTTGTGACGGCCGTATGAAGGATCGTGACTACTATACAGAGTTTGCAAAAGAGCTACCTAAAGACACAGTAATTCTTACAGCAGGTTGTGCAAAATATAGATACAATAAACTTCCACTAGGTGATATCGGTGGTATACCAAGAGTATTAGATGCCGGTCAATGTAACGACTCATACTCACTTGCGGTTATTGCATTAAAGCTCAAAGAGATTTTTGAACTTAACGATATCAATGAATTACCTATTGCTTATAATATTGCATGGTATGAACAAAAAGCAGTTATTGTTTTATTGGCACTCCTATCACTCGGTGTCAAAAACATTCACTTAGGTCCAACTTTACCAGCCTTTTTATCACCTAATGTTGCAAAAGTCCTTATTGATACATTTGGTATAGCAGGAATTGGAACTGTAGATGAAGATATCAAATTATTTATGGCATAA
- a CDS encoding lysophospholipid acyltransferase family protein encodes MIRTYFFYFVLVSYLLLSGFAYLWYLFIGLFGKQYQYNYLHKMTASWGRLMVALSSSKVELVDSYKLPQGNVLYVSNHQSYYDIPLLLGYLPKPKAYVAKIELSKVPLISHWMRVMGCLFLDRGNLKQSLKVILQGIEDLKNGKTLVIFPEGTRSKSYTMAEFRKGSLKLGIKAGVPIVPITIDGSFKMYEAKKAITKDHVRIIVHDPIYPHLLSKEEQDNLSETVRDIIMAPIAALQ; translated from the coding sequence ATGATTAGAACTTACTTTTTTTATTTTGTACTTGTTTCATACCTTCTTCTTTCCGGATTTGCTTATCTTTGGTATCTCTTTATCGGTCTATTCGGTAAACAGTATCAATACAATTATCTTCATAAGATGACAGCATCGTGGGGTCGTTTAATGGTTGCTCTCTCATCAAGTAAAGTCGAATTGGTGGATTCATATAAGCTACCACAAGGAAACGTTCTATATGTCAGCAACCACCAAAGCTACTATGATATTCCTTTGTTACTTGGATATCTACCAAAACCTAAGGCTTATGTGGCAAAAATCGAATTGTCAAAAGTACCGCTTATAAGTCATTGGATGCGTGTCATGGGTTGTCTTTTCTTGGACCGTGGTAACTTAAAACAGTCTTTAAAAGTCATATTACAAGGTATTGAGGACTTAAAAAACGGTAAAACATTGGTTATCTTCCCTGAAGGGACACGTTCAAAGAGCTACACGATGGCTGAGTTTCGAAAAGGCAGTCTGAAGCTTGGCATTAAAGCTGGTGTCCCGATCGTTCCAATTACCATAGATGGTTCTTTTAAGATGTATGAAGCAAAAAAAGCCATCACAAAAGATCATGTACGTATCATTGTTCATGATCCAATCTATCCTCATCTATTAAGCAAAGAAGAACAAGATAATCTATCTGAAACTGTTCGTGATATTATAATGGCACCAATCGCAGCTTTACAATAA
- a CDS encoding GGDEF domain-containing protein, translated as MNLVYSFLDHKKDEKIQYVALRFLLVAFSILGFIVLLLGIFSGYDPLATVISIGFILFCATCFILLNTTKHPHYIKIFFIIFLDFIYFPVAWMTSSNAFKTMPYTSILFLIITFLLVEYRREFIIPILFLIFAVLLMYIKVRWPLSFTITYTSLSSYLMTFLRYSVIALLLLTVIVMMIFNYFEVTRKYDRKSIYDELTGLYSRTYGLKQLQAVFEAQHGQQNKYTLIMIELENFKVFNQKNGILAGDAFIKTLADLMRNNTRSNDLCFRFSGNTFLLLLSHTDISQVNVFLLRIQNAFEELLTQYEESDLSLLVGRANFDYNTLIEVIKEAEIDLSQHRTNT; from the coding sequence ATGAATTTGGTCTATTCCTTTTTAGATCATAAGAAAGACGAAAAAATTCAGTATGTTGCCCTTCGTTTTCTCCTTGTTGCCTTTTCAATTCTTGGTTTTATAGTTCTACTTTTGGGCATTTTTTCAGGCTATGATCCTCTTGCTACCGTCATCTCAATTGGTTTCATTTTGTTTTGCGCCACTTGTTTCATCCTACTTAACACCACAAAGCACCCTCACTATATTAAAATTTTCTTTATTATTTTCTTGGATTTTATTTATTTCCCTGTTGCATGGATGACCTCTTCCAATGCCTTCAAAACTATGCCATACACAAGCATCCTATTTTTAATTATAACTTTCTTATTGGTTGAATACCGACGTGAGTTTATAATACCCATTTTATTTCTAATCTTTGCAGTTTTACTTATGTATATTAAAGTTAGGTGGCCCTTATCTTTCACAATAACCTATACTAGCCTTTCAAGCTACTTAATGACCTTTCTAAGATATTCAGTTATTGCACTGTTATTATTAACTGTTATTGTAATGATGATTTTTAATTATTTTGAAGTCACGAGAAAATATGATCGAAAAAGTATATATGATGAATTAACCGGTCTATACAGCCGAACATATGGTCTCAAACAACTCCAAGCGGTATTTGAAGCACAACATGGTCAACAGAATAAATACACCTTAATAATGATTGAACTCGAAAACTTCAAAGTATTCAATCAGAAAAACGGTATTTTAGCTGGTGATGCATTCATTAAGACACTTGCTGATCTTATGAGAAATAATACAAGATCCAATGACTTGTGTTTTCGCTTTAGCGGTAATACCTTTCTACTGCTTTTAAGTCATACGGATATAAGTCAAGTCAATGTATTTTTATTACGCATCCAGAATGCTTTCGAAGAATTGCTCACCCAATATGAAGAAAGTGATCTGTCTCTACTTGTCGGCAGGGCAAACTTTGATTATAATACTCTGATAGAAGTCATTAAAGAAGCAGAAATAGATTTATCACAGCATCGAACAAATACTTAA
- a CDS encoding DUF554 domain-containing protein, whose amino-acid sequence MKMLGTYVNAGVILLGSIIGILVKNGLKDRYKWIVMHGVGLSVMFIGIATTLNGMMNGGEPILFIISLVLGGIFGEWVNIEKRLEQLGLFLQSKVGNGEHNIAQGFVTASLLFCVGTMAILGSLESGLRGNHDMLYAKSVLDGVTSIILTSSLGIGVIFSSVSVLLYQGAIVIFASRLEPVLTGEVIREISIIGGILIFSLGLSLLEIKKVKTANLLPAILIPPIYFMLILPLIEMLFA is encoded by the coding sequence ATGAAGATGTTAGGAACTTATGTAAACGCAGGCGTCATACTACTAGGAAGCATAATAGGTATCTTAGTAAAAAATGGGCTTAAAGATCGATATAAATGGATAGTAATGCATGGCGTTGGCTTGTCTGTTATGTTTATTGGTATTGCAACAACGTTAAACGGTATGATGAATGGAGGAGAACCGATACTATTTATTATCAGCTTGGTGCTTGGTGGTATCTTTGGTGAGTGGGTCAATATTGAGAAAAGACTGGAGCAACTGGGCCTTTTTTTACAGAGTAAAGTCGGTAACGGTGAGCATAATATTGCTCAAGGCTTTGTCACGGCAAGTCTTTTGTTTTGTGTTGGAACGATGGCCATCCTAGGGTCACTTGAGAGTGGGCTTAGAGGCAATCATGATATGCTATATGCCAAATCCGTATTAGACGGTGTTACCTCGATTATTCTAACATCATCTCTTGGCATTGGTGTTATTTTTTCATCGGTATCCGTATTACTCTATCAAGGTGCTATTGTTATATTTGCATCCCGTCTTGAACCTGTGTTAACAGGAGAAGTGATACGAGAGATTTCCATTATTGGTGGTATATTAATTTTTAGTCTGGGGCTTAGCCTTTTAGAAATAAAAAAAGTTAAAACAGCCAATTTGCTACCTGCAATACTAATTCCACCAATTTATTTCATGCTAATCTTACCTCTAATAGAGATGCTATTTGCTTAA
- a CDS encoding cell wall hydrolase yields MFKLKHLFESMWFGHKSISKKVYTTGLMIFSGVFVIAVVMLSVNGFAKTKTIDHIVLYETEDDDQSENRIEETTTVAEASDESSYDTFARSNDNDTLQLDNEEAVTLAKEDEQDRVFKTATENLEESQINLLNLKDYTALVRIVEAEATNEDLKGKILVANTVMNRVKSRRFPNTIYEVVHQRTGNRAQFSPIDDGRYYKVTIKDSTIKAVEQALKGVDYSNGAMFFVSKSLASENASSWFDDNLTFLFQHGGHHFYKY; encoded by the coding sequence ATGTTTAAACTGAAACATCTATTTGAAAGCATGTGGTTTGGCCACAAAAGTATTTCAAAGAAAGTATACACAACTGGCCTTATGATTTTTTCTGGTGTATTTGTGATTGCTGTTGTGATGTTAAGTGTTAATGGATTTGCGAAGACTAAAACAATCGATCATATCGTTCTGTATGAGACAGAAGATGATGATCAGAGTGAAAATAGGATTGAAGAAACAACAACTGTTGCTGAAGCTTCAGATGAATCCTCGTACGACACCTTCGCAAGGTCCAATGACAATGACACATTACAGCTAGATAATGAAGAAGCTGTCACCCTTGCAAAAGAAGATGAACAAGACCGAGTATTTAAAACAGCGACGGAAAATTTAGAAGAAAGTCAAATCAATTTATTGAACTTGAAGGATTATACGGCCTTGGTAAGGATCGTTGAAGCAGAGGCCACCAATGAAGATTTGAAAGGGAAAATTCTTGTAGCAAATACGGTTATGAACAGAGTTAAAAGCAGAAGATTCCCAAATACCATTTATGAAGTGGTTCATCAGAGAACAGGAAATAGAGCGCAGTTTTCACCTATTGATGATGGTAGATATTATAAGGTGACAATTAAAGATTCTACAATCAAAGCAGTTGAACAGGCACTTAAGGGTGTTGATTATTCTAACGGTGCGATGTTTTTTGTTTCCAAGTCATTGGCAAGTGAGAATGCTAGTAGTTGGTTTGATGACAACTTGACGTTTCTATTTCAACATGGTGGTCATCATTTTTATAAATATTAG
- the thrC gene encoding threonine synthase produces the protein MDKLLYKSTRGLERDVSASYAIVKGLAKDGGLYVPSYIPQMNKSMTELSEMNYQDLAYEVMSLYYQDFTEEELRACIHQAYDHKFDTDAIAPTIKVGDVYMLELFHGSTIAFKDMALSILPYLMKTAAKKIGIEKEIVILTATSGDTGKAALAGFADVEDTKIIVFYPKDGVSPIQKKQMVTQKGDNTFVVGIEGNFDDAQNGVKRIFSDLDFNKALERGGFQFSSANSINIGRLIPQIAYYFYTYATLIKQKEILDGETINVAVPTGNFGNILAAYYAKAMGLPLGKLICASNDNKVLFDFIRTGKYDRQRPFILTMSPSMDILISSNLERLIYEIAGADSTATKDLMEDLTSKGFYEVTDRMKAGLSEFYGNYANQLETQQTIKKVFEKNHYLMDPHTAVGYAVYEKYVEDSGDTTKTVVVSTASPYKFTKSTMISLDQEYGQIDDFELIDRMREKTGVEIPEAIHEILEASIRHNTICKHDEMASVIKKFLQI, from the coding sequence ATGGATAAGCTTTTATATAAGAGCACAAGAGGACTTGAAAGGGATGTTTCAGCATCATATGCAATAGTCAAAGGATTAGCCAAAGACGGTGGTTTGTATGTACCTTCATATATCCCACAGATGAATAAATCCATGACAGAATTATCGGAAATGAATTATCAGGATTTGGCCTATGAAGTGATGTCACTTTACTATCAAGATTTTACAGAAGAAGAGCTAAGAGCTTGTATTCATCAAGCCTATGATCATAAATTCGATACAGATGCCATTGCGCCCACAATAAAAGTGGGGGATGTATATATGCTGGAATTATTCCATGGTTCAACGATAGCATTTAAAGATATGGCCTTATCCATATTGCCATATCTGATGAAGACAGCCGCTAAAAAAATAGGCATTGAAAAAGAAATCGTTATTCTAACTGCGACATCCGGTGATACGGGTAAGGCAGCTTTGGCTGGTTTTGCAGATGTTGAAGATACTAAAATAATAGTTTTCTATCCCAAAGATGGCGTAAGCCCGATTCAAAAGAAGCAGATGGTGACACAAAAGGGTGATAATACCTTCGTAGTTGGTATAGAAGGCAACTTTGATGATGCTCAAAATGGTGTTAAGCGTATTTTCTCAGATCTAGATTTTAATAAAGCTTTGGAGCGTGGTGGTTTTCAATTTTCATCCGCAAATTCTATTAATATTGGACGGCTTATACCACAGATTGCATACTATTTTTATACCTATGCAACCCTTATAAAGCAAAAAGAAATTCTAGACGGTGAAACCATCAATGTGGCTGTCCCAACAGGTAACTTTGGAAATATTCTAGCGGCCTATTATGCTAAAGCAATGGGTCTACCACTGGGTAAATTGATTTGTGCTTCTAATGATAACAAAGTACTTTTTGATTTTATTAGAACTGGTAAGTATGACCGCCAAAGACCATTCATACTTACCATGTCTCCATCCATGGATATCTTGATTTCAAGTAATTTGGAAAGACTCATCTATGAAATTGCAGGTGCAGATTCAACGGCAACAAAGGACTTAATGGAGGATCTAACGTCAAAAGGATTTTATGAAGTGACGGATCGTATGAAAGCGGGCTTGTCTGAATTTTATGGGAATTACGCAAATCAGTTAGAGACCCAACAGACCATAAAAAAAGTTTTTGAGAAAAACCATTACCTCATGGACCCTCATACAGCCGTAGGCTATGCGGTCTATGAGAAATATGTAGAAGATAGTGGTGACACCACAAAAACGGTTGTTGTCTCAACAGCCAGTCCTTACAAGTTCACGAAAAGCACTATGATTTCACTTGATCAAGAGTATGGTCAGATTGATGATTTTGAACTGATTGATAGAATGAGAGAAAAAACCGGTGTAGAGATACCGGAGGCGATTCATGAAATATTAGAAGCGAGTATTCGACATAACACCATCTGTAAACATGATGAGATGGCAAGTGTTATTAAGAAATTCCTACAAATATAA
- a CDS encoding cation diffusion facilitator family transporter, giving the protein MDRKGEDMSRHKKINEVAIYGLIGNIALLASKLIVGFATRSQSMIADGLNSAGDVFASVMTYIGNHISAKPIDDDHPYGHGKAEYIFSMIISFSLLLVAFSIFRSSLNTLIYGSEFTYSIWLIFVGLSTIIIKSILFYFARRVGKIHNSLLAHANAEDHRNDIFITLLTLLSILSGYFELYFIDSIGGMLISFWIAFTGFKIFTGAYNVLMDTSIDNMLMKQFSDIIKAIEGVDHIDAISAKPVGLHFLLIVKISIDANLTVYKGHEIASEVRQKLESMDNIEEVVVHVNPAQYHPERMS; this is encoded by the coding sequence ATGGATAGAAAAGGTGAAGACATGTCTAGACACAAAAAGATAAATGAAGTAGCCATTTATGGCTTGATTGGCAATATAGCCCTTCTAGCATCAAAACTCATCGTAGGATTTGCCACTAGAAGTCAGTCTATGATTGCTGATGGTCTCAACAGTGCTGGTGATGTCTTTGCTTCTGTTATGACCTATATCGGTAATCACATTTCTGCCAAACCCATAGACGATGATCACCCATACGGTCATGGGAAAGCTGAGTACATTTTCAGTATGATTATAAGCTTTTCTTTACTACTTGTAGCTTTTTCAATATTTCGTTCATCCTTAAATACTTTGATTTACGGATCCGAATTCACTTATTCAATTTGGCTCATATTCGTTGGTTTATCAACCATCATCATCAAGTCTATTCTTTTTTATTTTGCAAGACGTGTCGGTAAAATACATAACAGTCTTTTGGCCCATGCTAATGCTGAAGATCATCGCAATGATATCTTTATCACGCTCTTAACACTACTTAGTATTTTATCCGGCTATTTCGAACTCTATTTTATTGATAGTATTGGCGGTATGCTCATTTCATTCTGGATTGCTTTTACTGGCTTTAAGATCTTCACAGGCGCTTACAATGTTCTTATGGATACCAGTATTGATAACATGCTGATGAAACAGTTTTCAGATATTATCAAGGCCATTGAAGGTGTTGACCATATAGACGCCATCTCAGCCAAGCCTGTCGGTTTACACTTTCTTCTCATTGTCAAAATATCCATCGATGCCAATCTAACGGTTTACAAAGGACATGAAATCGCCAGTGAAGTCCGACAAAAGCTAGAATCAATGGATAATATTGAAGAAGTCGTAGTACATGTCAATCCTGCACAATATCATCCAGAACGTATGTCATAA
- a CDS encoding HD-GYP domain-containing protein produces the protein MRFVPVSGLVEGMVCGRKLYDVNHQLLLNSNSIIHRSYIERIKSLGYQGIYIEDEMSKDIMLKDVISDELRMSAIKAVKDICIYASQSKSDPKKLVDKVNHTKILISNIVEQVLENKDTMVNLIDLKFYDDYTFFHSVNVAVLSILVGVEYGLNKADLFNVGLASILHDIGKMFVDKDILNKPGKLTEEEYEAVKQHPTFGFNYLKESYDIPTSVYVSVLQHHERYDGKGYPMQKSKDQISIIARIIGVADVYDALTSSRPYREALLPSEAMEFIMANGGSMFDLEITKIFAKKVAPFPVGTYVILSNGLTGIVASNHEDACMRPEVKIIMNANQEVIVPYILDLRLNRSLRSVTITGINSLMKAKEVKEA, from the coding sequence ATGAGATTTGTTCCGGTTTCAGGACTTGTTGAAGGCATGGTTTGTGGCAGAAAATTATACGATGTCAATCACCAGTTGCTCCTTAACAGCAACAGTATTATACATAGGTCCTATATAGAGCGTATTAAAAGCCTTGGTTATCAAGGTATATATATTGAAGATGAAATGTCAAAAGACATTATGCTTAAGGACGTCATAAGTGACGAACTAAGAATGTCTGCAATTAAAGCCGTTAAGGATATTTGTATTTATGCCAGTCAATCAAAAAGTGATCCTAAAAAATTAGTTGATAAAGTCAATCATACAAAAATCCTTATTTCAAACATCGTGGAGCAGGTTCTTGAGAATAAAGATACCATGGTCAATTTAATTGATTTGAAGTTTTATGATGATTATACTTTTTTTCATTCTGTGAATGTAGCGGTATTATCTATTTTAGTAGGTGTTGAATACGGATTAAATAAAGCGGATTTATTTAATGTTGGACTCGCATCTATTTTACATGATATTGGTAAGATGTTTGTTGATAAAGATATTCTTAACAAGCCAGGAAAATTAACAGAAGAAGAATATGAAGCAGTAAAACAACATCCAACTTTTGGCTTTAACTATCTAAAAGAGTCTTATGATATACCTACAAGTGTTTATGTCTCAGTGCTTCAGCATCATGAAAGATACGACGGTAAGGGCTATCCGATGCAGAAATCCAAAGATCAAATATCTATAATTGCACGTATCATAGGTGTGGCGGATGTATATGATGCTTTGACTTCTTCACGACCTTATAGAGAAGCGTTGTTACCTTCAGAAGCGATGGAGTTCATTATGGCCAATGGAGGTAGTATGTTTGACCTTGAGATTACAAAAATATTTGCAAAAAAAGTAGCACCTTTTCCGGTGGGTACCTATGTGATTCTAAGCAATGGTTTGACGGGTATCGTGGCTTCTAATCATGAGGATGCTTGCATGCGTCCGGAGGTAAAAATTATCATGAATGCAAATCAAGAAGTGATTGTACCCTATATACTTGATTTGAGACTTAATAGATCCTTGAGATCCGTTACCATAACAGGCATTAACAGCTTAATGAAAGCAAAAGAAGTAAAGGAAGCTTAA
- a CDS encoding 6-phosphofructokinase: MSNCIVAQSGGPTAAINASLCGVIEAALMHPEIDTIYGALNGIAGVLEDHTLNLTELFAHKPESLQQLRYTPAMYLGSCRFKLPDYSKAAEPYEKIFSFFKEKSIGYFLYIGGNDSMDTVSKLSKYATEHHIDVKIIGIPKTIDNDLVETDHTPGFGSAAKYVATTMLEIAHDTYIYDLESVTIVEIMGRNAGWLTAASALARTTYSSAPDLIYLPETAFDVKQFIERIKTLQKSRKNIIVAVSEGIKDKEGNYVAASVSGTNDAFGHAKLSGVGKTLEYMLADQLGCKVRSVELSVLQRAAGHIGSNTDIQEAVAVGKAAVESAVRGLTGKMMAIRRLNVASYEVDIQPVDVGLVANHEKEVPKHYISASGDDVTSDFINYARPLIEGETPLTYKNGLPNYMDIQHLKNR, encoded by the coding sequence ATGTCAAACTGTATTGTCGCTCAATCCGGTGGTCCAACTGCCGCCATTAACGCATCTCTTTGCGGTGTCATTGAAGCTGCACTTATGCATCCAGAAATCGATACAATATATGGAGCCTTAAATGGTATTGCCGGTGTTTTAGAAGATCATACGTTGAATCTGACAGAGCTCTTCGCGCATAAACCTGAATCTCTGCAGCAACTGAGATATACACCAGCTATGTACCTAGGGTCCTGCCGTTTCAAATTACCAGATTATTCTAAGGCCGCTGAACCCTACGAGAAAATTTTTAGTTTTTTCAAAGAAAAATCTATTGGATATTTCTTATATATTGGTGGCAATGACTCAATGGATACCGTTTCTAAGCTTTCCAAGTACGCAACTGAACATCATATTGATGTGAAAATCATAGGTATTCCAAAAACCATCGACAATGATTTGGTGGAAACAGACCATACTCCCGGCTTTGGTTCTGCAGCTAAGTATGTGGCTACTACTATGCTTGAGATTGCTCACGATACGTATATATACGATCTTGAATCTGTCACCATAGTAGAAATAATGGGACGTAATGCCGGATGGTTGACAGCTGCTTCCGCTCTGGCTCGTACAACCTATAGCAGTGCACCGGATCTAATCTATCTTCCTGAAACGGCTTTTGATGTAAAACAATTCATCGAACGTATAAAGACACTACAAAAAAGTCGAAAAAATATTATCGTTGCTGTTTCAGAAGGTATAAAAGACAAGGAAGGTAACTATGTCGCCGCTTCCGTTTCCGGAACAAATGACGCTTTTGGCCATGCCAAACTGAGTGGTGTTGGTAAGACACTAGAATATATGTTAGCAGATCAACTGGGTTGCAAAGTACGTTCTGTTGAGCTCAGTGTCCTCCAAAGAGCAGCCGGTCATATCGGGTCAAATACAGATATTCAAGAAGCCGTAGCCGTTGGAAAAGCAGCCGTTGAATCAGCCGTTAGAGGATTAACCGGTAAAATGATGGCCATCAGAAGATTAAATGTAGCATCCTATGAAGTCGATATTCAACCTGTAGATGTCGGTTTAGTGGCCAATCACGAGAAAGAAGTCCCAAAACATTATATCAGTGCTAGCGGTGATGATGTTACATCTGATTTTATTAATTATGCCAGACCGCTTATAGAAGGTGAAACACCTCTTACCTACAAGAACGGGTTACCTAATTACATGGATATTCAACATCTTAAAAACCGTTAA